The following proteins are encoded in a genomic region of Oncorhynchus gorbuscha isolate QuinsamMale2020 ecotype Even-year linkage group LG11, OgorEven_v1.0, whole genome shotgun sequence:
- the LOC124048439 gene encoding myosin light chain kinase, smooth muscle-like, whose product MDKGSMGPKKTFVSTFRMDFKPAAPRQFVLKGIKNELEDRDTARGGSSKQGTISTDITSKRRVSTEKGPLLEFLDPQEQLEVRVGGQAKLHCAFRSCSVPVASCWIYNREQVVAGRPRTRVESSDTDSSVEISQACPDDAGTYTILVRNRRGLAQHTVTLSVIDRPQPPASSPMVSQLSSCSLVLSWSGPSYDGGTAVTGYTVEVRREGTEKPEDWTEVTTSCKNTSYRLRSVLEPLGEYRFRVRAYNLAGVSEPSEVSDCVKMDTRGEPKVESQSYVTVTIDTTHKVKDHYNVHEKLGVGKFGQVFRLSHKETGQVCAGKFYRAHSSKAKAVARREIELMNCLHHPKLVQCLGAYDTRSEIIMVMEYIAGGELFERIADDNFEHTEPTSARYMHQLLEGMQYIHRQNIVHLDLKPENIVCVDTTGTRIKIIDFGLAAKLEPGTPLMVMHGTPDFVAPEVISYEPVGLATDMWSIGVICFILLSGELPFQGNSDAETLSLVTAARYEFDQESFEDISDQAKDFITSLLKKDTRCRLLCDEALAHPWMASFTLLVRRPTKSLKKDKIRRFLAKRRWKKTGKAVLALQRMANLTNGPDTPGSLGEEASWSPAAEQAIQTLDQELQSEPRFQQVLRDTSQPRGSSARLACRVQGYPEPEVVWFKDEETVKSSSRVTAGYDGMCELVLTDLGPADTGVYKCRATNILGEALCSAKLTVEL is encoded by the exons ATGGACAAAGGCAGCATGGGCCCCAAGAAGACTTTCGTGTCCACTTTTCGGATGGATTTTAAGCCTGCCGCCCCTCGGCAGTTTGTGTTGAAGGGGATCAAGAATGAGCTGGAGGACAGGGACACTGCTCGGGGGGGTAGCAGCAAGCAGGGAACCATATCAACAG ATATCACCTCAAAGAGAAGAGTCTCCACTGAAAAGG GTCCCCTGCTGGAGTTTCTTGACCCCCAAGAGCAGTTGGAAGTGCGGGTGGGAGGGCAGGCCAAACTCCACTGTGCATTCAGGAGCTGCAGTGTTCCTGTGGCTTCCTGCTGGATCTACAACAGAGAGCAG GTGGTTGCAGGCAGGCCGAGGACTCGTGTAGAGAGCAGTGACACTGACAGCAGTGTGGAGATATCTCAGGCTTGTCCGGACGATGCGGGTACATACACTATATTGGTGCGGAATCGCAGGGGCTTGGCTCAGCACACAGTCACCCTCAGTGTTATCG ACCGGCCTCAACCTCCGGCATCTAGTCCCATGGTCTCCCagctctcctcctgctccctgGTCCTGTCATGGTCGGGGCCCAGCTACGACGGGGGCACTGCCGTCACAGGCTACACGGTGGAGGTGAGACGAGAAGGCACTGAGAAGCCCGAGGACTGGACTGAGGTGACGACCAGCTGCAAGAACACCTCGTACCGGCTCCGCTCGGTCCTGGAGCCCCTGGGGGAGTACCGCTTTCGTGTTCGGGCCTACAATTTGGCAGGTGTCAGTGAGCCGAGTGAGGTGTCAGACTGTGTCAAGATGGACACCAGAG GAGAGCCAAAAGTGGAATCCCAATCGTATGTGACTGTCACCATTGACACCACACACAAAGTCAAGGATCATTACAATGTGCATGAGAAGCTGGGAGT GGGGAAGTTTGGCCAGGTGTTCAGGCTGAGTCACAAGGAGACAGGTCAGGTGTGTGCAGGGAAGTTCTACCGGGCCCATAGCTCCAAGGCGAAGGCTGTGGCGCGCAGGGAGATCGAGCTGATGAACTGTCTCCACCACCCCAAGCTGGTGCAGTGCCTCGGGGCCTATGACACCCGCTCCGAAATCATCATGGTGATGGAGTA CATTGCCGGCGGGGAACTGTTTGAGCGCATCGCGGACGACAACTTTGAGCACACGGAGCCTACCAGCGCACGCTACATGCATCAGCTCCTGGAGGGCATGCAGTACATCCACCGGCAGAACATTGTCCACTTGGACCTCAAGCCAGAAAACATTGTGTGCGTGGACACCACGGGCACGCGGATTAAGATCATCGACTTTGGCCTGGCAGCCAAGCTGG AGCCTGGTACTCCACTGATGGTGATGCATGGGACGCCTGATTTTGTGGCCCCTGAGGTGATCAGCTACGAGCCGGTAGGGCTGGCCACTGACATGTGGAGCATCGGAGTCATCTGTTTCATCTT GCTGAGCGGTGAGTTGCCCTTCCAAGGTAACAGTGACGCAGAGACCCTGAGCCTGGTGACGGCCGCCCGCTATGAGTTTGACCAGGAAAGCTTCGAGGACATCTCGGACCAGGCTAAAGACTTCATCACCTCTCTGCTCAAGAAGGACACAAG GTGTAGGCTGTTGTGTGACGAGGCCCTGGCCCACCCCTGGATGGCCTCTTTTACCCTTCTGGTCCGCCGGCCCACCAAGTCCCTCAAGAAGGACAAGATTCGACGTTTCTTGGCCAAACGCAGATGGAAG AAAACAGGCAAGGCTGTCCTGGCACTGCAGAGGATGGCCAACCTCACCAACGGACCCGACACTCCTGGCAGCCTTGGGGAGG AGGCTAGCTGGAGCCCGGCGGCAGAGCAGGCCATCCAGACCCTGGATCAGGAGCTACAGAGCGAACCCCGCTTCCAGCAGGTCCTAAGGGACACCAGCCAGCCCCGGGGATCTTCCGCCCGCCTGGCCTGCCGCGTCCAGG